One Helicobacter pylori NCTC 11637 = CCUG 17874 = ATCC 43504 = JCM 12093 genomic window, CCACCATTATTATGGCGGCGAACACCATCACCATAACGCTGAACAACACGCCGAACAACAAGCAGAGCAACAAGCTCAACAACAACAAGCACACCAACAACAACAACAAAAAGCGCAACAACAAAACCAACAATATTGATTGGGGCGTTTGTGGGGGCGGCCTTAGGGCTACTCCTGGCTTTTAGCTCTTTTGATCCAGTAAATCTATCAATTCGAACCAACCCTTTTAATTCCATTAGATTTTTGAACTTTTAAAATTCCTCTTTTTGATGCTTGACAAATGGCTCTGTTTTCTATCCAATAAAGATAAGCTTATTCATTGAGTGGTCATTGGGGCGTAGAACTTTGCCATGCGTATTTGGTGCGTTCTAGGGGTGTTTTAAGGGGGTTTGTTGTAGGATTTCATCACGCCCCATAGTTGCAATATGGGGCAAACCAACATTGTAAGGAGCATGCCATGAAACACAAAAGTGGCAAACGCTCTTGGAAAACATTATACTTTGAGTTTGCTTTTTTGGGGCTTAAAGTGATCGTTTCTGTGAAACGCTGATTTTCTAAGAGCGTTCCCTTAAGCTTTTAAGCTTAAGGGTTTCCTTTATAAGCGGGTTTGTCCTTGACTTTTGGGGCGTTTATTTTTTTATCTTTCCATTCAATTTTTTAATCTTGTTTTAGCGTTTGTAAAATTAAAAGTTTTAAGGGGGTTTGTTGTAGAATTTCATCACGCCCCATAGTTACGATATGGGGCAAACTACCTTAAAAGGAGCATGTTATGCCTAAGACACATAACAAACGCTCTTGGAAAACATTATACTTTGAGTTTGCTTTTTTGGGGCTTAAAGTGATCGTTTCTGTGAAACGCTGATTTTCTAAGAGCGTTCCCTTAAGTTTAAAAACTTAGGGGTTTCCTTTATAAGCGGGTTTGTCCTTGACTTTTGGGGCGTTTTATTTTTTTAAAACCCTGATTTTA contains:
- the hpnL gene encoding nickel-binding protein HpnL codes for the protein MAHHEQQHQAQQQQQQQANSQHHHHHHAHHHHYYGGEHHHHNAEQHAEQQAEQQAQQQQAHQQQQQKAQQQNQQY